A stretch of Amycolatopsis balhimycina FH 1894 DNA encodes these proteins:
- a CDS encoding FHA domain-containing protein: MSTVLENGPQPAATVPDGVHPLRGNAVLARYGDLTLVCEAVPGRQHRIGALLDAVAEVAAGEAGGRRLSHQVAGLVSSAGPDEDFPALCAFGPTRDGMAVVVHGGAELIVTVNGEQVHLDGRDAVTVLDRVITDPVEAVQAVVGGTDLGPVEEAPSVPREAPGEATPEPADGAIPTGETTAEETATRVPGVQCARNHFNDPAVSYCSVCGISMAQSRRAPDWGPRPQLGVLVLDDGTTVPLLRDLVIGRMPEADDAVAAGEAEPVTLADPLVSRRHARIALREWQVVVTDLGSANGTFVLARDSATWTRLEPGAETVLEPGSTVAAGMRQFHYYSHRHR; the protein is encoded by the coding sequence ATGAGCACGGTTCTGGAAAACGGGCCGCAGCCGGCCGCGACGGTCCCCGACGGGGTGCACCCGTTGCGCGGGAACGCCGTCCTGGCCCGCTACGGGGACCTGACCCTGGTGTGCGAAGCGGTACCCGGCCGGCAGCACCGCATCGGCGCGCTGCTCGACGCCGTCGCGGAGGTCGCGGCGGGCGAGGCCGGTGGCAGGCGGCTCAGCCACCAGGTCGCCGGGCTGGTCAGCTCGGCCGGCCCGGACGAGGACTTCCCGGCGCTGTGCGCGTTCGGGCCGACCCGGGACGGCATGGCCGTCGTCGTGCACGGCGGCGCCGAGCTGATCGTCACGGTCAACGGCGAGCAGGTGCACCTCGACGGCCGGGACGCGGTGACCGTGCTCGACCGGGTGATCACCGACCCGGTGGAGGCCGTCCAGGCCGTCGTCGGCGGCACGGACCTGGGCCCGGTGGAGGAAGCGCCATCGGTGCCGCGGGAGGCACCCGGCGAAGCCACGCCGGAGCCGGCGGACGGTGCGATCCCCACCGGCGAGACCACCGCGGAGGAGACGGCCACGCGGGTGCCGGGCGTGCAGTGCGCCCGCAACCACTTCAACGACCCGGCCGTTTCGTACTGCTCGGTGTGCGGCATCTCGATGGCCCAGTCCCGCCGCGCGCCGGACTGGGGGCCGCGGCCGCAGCTGGGCGTGCTGGTCCTCGACGACGGGACGACGGTGCCGCTGCTGCGGGACCTCGTGATCGGCCGGATGCCCGAGGCCGACGACGCGGTGGCCGCGGGCGAAGCGGAGCCGGTCACGCTGGCCGACCCGCTCGTTTCCCGGCGGCACGCCCGGATCGCCCTGCGCGAGTGGCAGGTCGTCGTCACCGACCTGGGGTCCGCGAACGGCACGTTCGTGCTGGCCCGCGACTCGGCGACGTGGACCCGGCTGGAACCTGGCGCGGAGACCGTGCTCGAGCCCGGCTCCACGGTGGCGGCCGGCATGCGGCAGTTCCACTACTACTCCCACCGCCACCGCTGA
- a CDS encoding phosphatase PAP2 family protein translates to MDRRSFLRRSALVPAVIAAPALLGVPAWAEEATAFVDTYRTNVPANRTPETNAAVRALSGMQRLWRTGPSWDTGTVLDAEVLRANVRHVVAVTRTRSAAEAKRAFVYDRQHQSYAAIGGLGPLSDLYRTGAKAVTSITSAPDGTPAAKIDDAVPADAPAGSALGAGSYDSELGLVAKLVDTVRGTFASGNPSKYAYQYPRPWRLTADSRVADTGRVDSLGFPVYRSDVIVAPQLLRQRNTSPVDDAGYPSGHTNAFHLACLALAYAVPERFQELVARAYDLADTRIVAGMHSPVDVIGGRILATALTAATLADPENATLKASAREQALAYFTAKTGTTADTLFARAHAGPDEYTDRCANAEMVARRATYGLPRRGRNLPMTVPKGAEVLLETRLPYLTAGQRREVLRTTAFPAGNPLLDGPEQWGRLNLFAAADGYGAFDAGVRAELDAARGGFHANDSWRNDIGGDGGLVKAGSGTLTLHGNNSYRGGTRLTAGTLVAASPCALGTGAVEVTGGVLRVSGLRVGGYRQAGGTLSVRPGAGPALAVSGTVTLDPGSTLEIHLDGSCPVWEIPVLSARRIQGRFAVVKADRPGFRVVPRYTPTGLSLRILREFS, encoded by the coding sequence TTGGACAGACGGAGCTTCCTGCGCCGGAGCGCGCTGGTCCCCGCCGTCATCGCCGCGCCCGCGTTGCTGGGCGTCCCCGCCTGGGCGGAGGAGGCGACGGCGTTCGTCGACACCTACCGCACCAACGTCCCGGCCAACCGGACGCCGGAGACCAACGCCGCGGTCCGGGCGCTGAGCGGGATGCAGCGGCTCTGGCGCACCGGGCCGTCGTGGGACACCGGGACCGTGCTCGACGCCGAGGTGCTGCGGGCGAACGTCCGCCACGTCGTCGCCGTCACCCGGACGCGGAGCGCCGCCGAGGCGAAGCGGGCCTTCGTCTACGACCGGCAGCACCAGTCCTACGCCGCCATCGGCGGCCTCGGGCCCCTGTCCGACCTCTACCGCACCGGCGCCAAGGCCGTCACGAGCATCACCAGCGCGCCCGACGGCACCCCCGCGGCCAAGATCGACGACGCCGTCCCGGCGGACGCCCCCGCGGGCTCGGCGCTCGGTGCCGGCTCCTACGACTCCGAACTCGGCCTGGTGGCCAAGCTGGTCGACACGGTGCGTGGCACCTTCGCGTCGGGCAACCCCAGCAAGTACGCCTACCAGTACCCCCGCCCGTGGCGGCTGACCGCGGACAGCCGGGTCGCCGACACCGGCCGGGTCGACTCCCTGGGCTTCCCGGTCTACCGGTCCGACGTGATCGTCGCCCCGCAGCTGCTGCGGCAGCGCAACACGAGCCCGGTCGACGACGCCGGGTACCCGAGCGGCCACACCAACGCCTTCCACCTGGCGTGCCTCGCGCTCGCCTACGCCGTGCCCGAGCGGTTCCAGGAGCTGGTGGCGCGGGCCTACGACCTGGCCGACACCCGGATCGTCGCCGGGATGCACTCCCCGGTCGACGTCATCGGCGGGCGGATCCTGGCCACGGCGCTGACCGCCGCGACGCTCGCGGACCCGGAGAACGCGACGCTCAAGGCGAGCGCGCGCGAACAGGCCCTGGCGTACTTCACCGCGAAGACCGGGACCACGGCCGACACGCTGTTCGCCCGCGCGCACGCCGGCCCGGACGAGTACACCGACCGCTGCGCCAACGCCGAGATGGTCGCCCGGCGGGCGACGTACGGGCTCCCGCGCCGTGGCCGGAACCTCCCGATGACCGTGCCGAAGGGCGCGGAAGTGCTGCTGGAGACCCGGCTCCCGTACCTGACCGCCGGGCAGCGGCGCGAGGTGCTGCGGACGACCGCGTTCCCCGCGGGCAACCCGCTGCTCGACGGCCCGGAGCAGTGGGGACGGCTGAACCTGTTCGCCGCCGCCGACGGCTACGGGGCCTTCGACGCCGGCGTCCGCGCCGAGCTGGACGCGGCCCGTGGCGGGTTCCACGCCAACGACAGCTGGCGCAACGACATCGGCGGCGACGGCGGGCTCGTCAAGGCGGGCAGCGGGACGCTGACGCTGCACGGCAACAACAGCTACCGCGGCGGCACGCGGCTGACGGCGGGCACGCTGGTCGCGGCGTCGCCGTGCGCGCTCGGCACCGGGGCCGTCGAGGTGACGGGCGGGGTCCTGCGGGTGTCCGGCCTGCGCGTGGGCGGCTACCGCCAAGCGGGCGGCACGCTGTCCGTGCGACCGGGCGCGGGCCCGGCGCTGGCGGTTTCCGGCACGGTCACCCTGGACCCGGGCAGCACACTGGAGATCCACCTGGACGGCTCGTGCCCCGTCTGGGAGATCCCGGTGCTGAGCGCCCGCCGAATCCAGGGGCGCTTCGCCGTCGTCAAGGCCGACCGCCCGGGCTTCCGGGTGGTTCCCCGTTACACCCCGACCGGCCTGTCCCTCCGAATCCTGCGGGAGTTCTCGTGA
- a CDS encoding cytochrome P450 yields MTEPFPFPRDCPYDPPPRLAQVQRDAPISRVRIWDGSTPWLLTRYDDVRAVLADRRFSVDPTRTGYPARGPAGRARRRGAGSFISMDAPEHTRLRRMLITEFTPRRIAALRPAVERTATGLLDRLTAGRGPADLVQAYALPLASTVIADLLGVPYGDHEFFEERARVMVDDSASGEANRAATADLARYLGGLLQRRRAHPADDLLGRLSAQQVEPGRLDRAGAVSMAVLLLVAGHETTANQIALSVAFLLRNPRHAEAFRHPDGPPATAVDELLRLLTITHTGRRRVATADVPIGGVTIRAGEGVIAAADIANRDPGRFPAPDDPDLGRTPNHHLAFGHGEHLCLGHHLARLELEVALTTVLRRLPALRLAVAEEDLPFRHAHPIYGIDRLPVAWN; encoded by the coding sequence ATGACCGAGCCGTTCCCGTTCCCCCGTGACTGCCCGTACGACCCGCCGCCGCGGCTCGCACAGGTGCAGCGCGACGCGCCGATCAGCCGGGTCCGGATCTGGGACGGCAGCACCCCGTGGCTGCTCACCCGCTACGACGACGTCCGCGCCGTGCTCGCCGACCGGCGCTTCTCCGTCGACCCCACGCGGACCGGCTACCCCGCGCGCGGCCCGGCCGGCCGCGCGCGGCGGCGGGGGGCCGGCTCGTTCATCAGCATGGACGCCCCGGAGCACACCCGCCTGCGCCGCATGCTGATCACCGAGTTCACCCCGCGCCGCATCGCCGCGCTCCGGCCCGCCGTCGAGCGCACCGCGACCGGGCTGCTCGACCGGCTCACCGCCGGGCGCGGACCCGCCGACCTGGTCCAGGCCTACGCCCTGCCGCTGGCGTCGACGGTCATCGCCGATCTGCTCGGCGTGCCCTACGGCGACCACGAGTTCTTCGAAGAACGCGCCCGCGTGATGGTCGACGATTCCGCGTCCGGCGAAGCCAATCGCGCCGCGACGGCCGACCTCGCCCGCTACCTCGGCGGCCTCCTCCAGCGCCGGCGCGCCCATCCCGCCGACGACCTGCTCGGCAGGCTGAGCGCACAGCAGGTCGAACCCGGCCGGCTCGACCGGGCCGGGGCGGTGTCGATGGCCGTCCTGCTGCTCGTCGCCGGGCACGAGACCACCGCCAACCAGATCGCGCTGTCGGTGGCCTTCCTGCTCCGGAACCCGCGGCACGCCGAGGCGTTCCGGCACCCGGACGGGCCGCCCGCCACCGCCGTCGACGAGCTCCTGCGACTGCTGACGATCACCCACACCGGACGGCGCCGGGTCGCGACGGCCGACGTGCCGATCGGCGGGGTGACCATCCGCGCCGGCGAGGGTGTCATCGCCGCGGCGGACATCGCCAACCGCGACCCCGGCCGGTTCCCGGCTCCCGACGACCCCGACCTCGGCCGCACTCCCAACCACCACCTGGCCTTCGGCCACGGCGAGCACCTCTGCCTCGGCCACCACCTGGCCCGCCTCGAACTCGAGGTCGCGCTCACGACGGTGCTGCGGCGGCTACCGGCGCTCAGGCTCGCCGTGGCGGAGGAGGACTTGCCGTTCCGCCACGCCCATCCGATCTACGGCATCGACCGCCTGCCGGTGGCGTGGAACTGA
- a CDS encoding jacalin-like lectin: protein MKKSLAVLAAVVAACALAPAVAHADATDGGSFSVLSYNVAGLPEAINSAPKPREPATTAIGQRIGAYDLVHVEEDFNYHAALYAADNHPYRTPTSGGAGIGSGLNTLSSLPYDTDDFERAHWKSCQLDSGDCLTPKGFTFMRLRLAEGVYTDVYNLHTNAGTNDGDEASRASNLAQLTDFIRTHSAGNAVIVMGDTNTRYTRAADTIAQFAGDNGLTDAWVKLVRGGVAPAPGSPPLLCDTQVTNDCEIVDKVLYRGSKLVSLNATAYNNEHAKFLDDAGRMLSDHDPITVRFDWTRNPALRLSDQYGGPHGDYYTDVDAVPAGARVRTWSLRAGNRIDQVGVTLENGTTLAHGGSGGTASSLTMGSGEYVTTATLCQGKYSGTTRIFSARFTTNLGRVLAGGSATSDCVTRTAPAGWQIAGFHGRSGDELDKAGFVYTQR from the coding sequence GTGAAGAAAAGCCTTGCCGTCCTGGCCGCCGTGGTCGCGGCGTGCGCGCTGGCCCCGGCCGTCGCGCACGCCGACGCCACCGACGGCGGCAGCTTCTCCGTGCTGAGCTACAACGTCGCCGGCCTGCCGGAGGCCATCAACAGTGCGCCGAAGCCGCGGGAGCCGGCCACGACGGCGATCGGGCAGCGGATCGGCGCGTACGACCTGGTGCACGTCGAGGAGGACTTCAACTACCACGCCGCGCTCTACGCCGCCGACAACCACCCGTACCGCACGCCGACCAGCGGGGGCGCGGGGATCGGCAGCGGGCTGAACACGCTTTCTTCGCTGCCCTACGACACCGACGACTTCGAGCGCGCGCACTGGAAGTCCTGCCAGCTCGACTCGGGGGACTGCCTGACCCCCAAGGGCTTCACGTTCATGCGGCTCCGGCTCGCCGAAGGCGTCTACACCGACGTCTACAACCTGCACACCAACGCCGGGACCAACGACGGCGACGAGGCGTCCCGGGCGTCGAACCTGGCGCAGCTGACGGACTTCATCCGGACGCACTCGGCCGGGAACGCGGTCATCGTCATGGGCGACACCAACACGCGCTACACCCGCGCGGCCGACACGATCGCCCAGTTCGCCGGGGACAACGGCCTCACCGACGCCTGGGTGAAGCTCGTGCGCGGCGGGGTGGCGCCCGCGCCCGGCAGCCCCCCGCTGCTCTGCGACACGCAGGTCACGAACGACTGCGAGATCGTCGACAAGGTCCTTTACCGCGGCAGCAAGCTCGTTTCGCTCAATGCGACGGCGTACAACAACGAACACGCGAAGTTCCTCGACGACGCCGGCCGGATGCTGTCGGACCACGACCCGATCACGGTCCGGTTCGACTGGACGCGCAACCCGGCGCTGCGGCTGTCGGACCAGTACGGCGGCCCGCACGGTGACTACTACACCGACGTCGACGCCGTGCCGGCCGGTGCGCGCGTCCGGACGTGGTCGCTGCGCGCCGGTAACCGGATCGACCAGGTCGGCGTGACGCTGGAGAACGGCACGACCCTCGCGCACGGCGGATCCGGCGGGACGGCCTCGTCGCTGACGATGGGCAGCGGCGAGTACGTCACGACGGCGACCTTGTGCCAGGGCAAGTACAGCGGCACCACGCGGATCTTCTCGGCCCGTTTCACCACCAACCTCGGGCGGGTGCTCGCGGGTGGCTCGGCGACGTCGGACTGCGTGACGCGCACGGCCCCGGCCGGCTGGCAGATCGCGGGCTTCCACGGCCGCTCCGGCGACGAGCTCGACAAGGCCGGGTTCGTCTACACCCAGCGCTAG
- a CDS encoding lactonase family protein, protein MTNPTHGPRTQGFPTQAPAGQAPPPPGFAQRQDLSFAPPARPPRRRRGPLVILSVLAAVIVLALGFVVGYLIYRPADGPAASPLAAQDGTAAGDAGNSFSAAGNPAAGAGGVFDLRRGAVFVQTNDPTTNEVIAFARSDDGRLHEVGRYKTGGVGSGSFEDSAHGIVLGTTAGESSPQHNIDSAQLLYVANAGSDTISVFRVAADGLQLVSNVPSGGTKPVSLTVNHGLLYALNSGELDDRFVLKFPDEFLDNCTHGDQPSVSGFRIDVEGRLAPIPASTRPLSGGGRSGCSQVSFTPDGTQLVVSERLATLPQQPPENGAIDTFTVNPDGTLGAKAVQNTSGAGPFGFSFTKDGTALFSEQNHADKGKGTASSYTMLGNGTLKAISKGVPNSGTDSCWIVPTNDGKLAFTSNALGGGSISTYRIEDTGALTLLHPQAADGHTRDGTFDVALSHDSRWLYQLNSHFGLLQVFQVNSDGTLKFIEEHKAFDITLPENGGQLPPFGIAAF, encoded by the coding sequence ATGACCAACCCCACCCACGGCCCGCGGACACAGGGCTTCCCCACCCAGGCACCGGCGGGCCAGGCGCCACCGCCGCCGGGCTTCGCCCAGCGACAGGACCTCAGCTTCGCCCCGCCCGCCCGGCCGCCGCGCCGGCGCCGGGGCCCCCTCGTGATACTTTCCGTGCTCGCCGCGGTGATCGTGCTCGCGCTCGGCTTCGTCGTCGGGTACCTGATCTACCGGCCGGCCGACGGGCCGGCCGCGTCACCGCTGGCCGCCCAGGACGGAACGGCCGCCGGGGACGCCGGGAACTCCTTCTCGGCGGCCGGCAACCCCGCCGCGGGCGCCGGCGGGGTGTTCGACCTCCGCCGCGGCGCGGTGTTCGTCCAGACGAACGACCCGACCACCAACGAGGTCATCGCGTTCGCCCGCAGCGACGACGGGCGGCTGCACGAGGTCGGCCGGTACAAGACCGGCGGGGTCGGCAGCGGCAGCTTCGAGGATTCCGCACACGGCATCGTGCTCGGGACCACGGCGGGCGAGTCGTCACCGCAGCACAACATCGACAGCGCGCAGCTGCTGTACGTCGCCAATGCCGGCAGTGACACCATCAGCGTCTTCCGCGTCGCGGCCGACGGCCTGCAGCTGGTCTCGAACGTCCCGTCCGGCGGCACCAAGCCGGTGAGCCTGACGGTGAACCACGGCCTGCTCTACGCGCTCAACAGCGGCGAGCTCGACGACCGGTTCGTGCTGAAGTTCCCCGACGAGTTCCTGGACAACTGCACGCACGGCGACCAGCCGTCGGTGTCGGGCTTCCGGATCGACGTCGAGGGCAGGCTGGCCCCGATCCCCGCCTCCACCCGCCCGCTGAGCGGCGGCGGCCGGTCCGGCTGCTCGCAGGTGTCGTTCACGCCGGACGGCACGCAGCTGGTGGTGTCCGAGCGACTCGCCACGCTGCCCCAGCAGCCGCCGGAGAACGGCGCCATCGACACCTTCACCGTCAACCCCGACGGCACGCTGGGCGCCAAGGCCGTGCAGAACACCTCCGGCGCGGGGCCGTTCGGCTTCTCCTTCACCAAGGACGGCACGGCCCTGTTCAGCGAGCAGAACCACGCCGACAAGGGCAAGGGCACCGCGAGCAGCTACACCATGCTGGGCAACGGAACCCTGAAGGCGATCAGCAAGGGCGTGCCCAACAGCGGCACCGACTCGTGCTGGATCGTCCCGACGAACGACGGGAAGCTGGCGTTCACCTCGAACGCGCTGGGCGGGGGCTCGATCTCGACCTACCGCATCGAAGACACCGGGGCGCTGACGCTGCTGCACCCGCAGGCCGCTGACGGCCACACCCGCGACGGCACCTTCGACGTCGCGCTCAGCCACGACAGCCGGTGGCTCTACCAGCTCAACTCGCACTTCGGGCTGCTGCAGGTGTTCCAGGTGAACTCCGACGGCACGCTGAAGTTCATCGAAGAGCACAAGGCTTTCGACATCACGCTTCCGGAGAACGGCGGGCAGCTGCCGCCGTTCGGGATCGCCGCGTTCTGA
- a CDS encoding AfsR/SARP family transcriptional regulator, with the protein MFVDGTSARSFPPAVGIRPPASRRPFSTPVAPAPDAGSREPAGELTVLGGFRLVLDGEPVDVSVTGQRLVAALVCHSGSVARRRIAHLLWPDTTSARAHGNLRTVIYRLERTCPGLVETSGSSLRLAGGLRVDLESSTALANRILTNAGPLPAALRTDALEADFYHDLLPELDDEWLFEYQDRYHQLRLTTLETLSSRLAGTGLHGAAVNTALAVVHADSLRDSAHQTLIRACLVQGNRQEALSYFADYQRIFRDELGVEPATTMGQLLRGPSRDVEAGVEV; encoded by the coding sequence ATGTTCGTAGACGGCACATCGGCCCGTTCCTTCCCGCCCGCCGTGGGAATCCGCCCACCGGCGTCGCGGCGTCCATTCAGTACTCCCGTCGCACCCGCTCCCGACGCCGGTTCCCGGGAGCCGGCCGGCGAACTGACCGTCCTCGGTGGTTTCCGGCTCGTGCTGGACGGCGAACCGGTCGACGTGAGCGTGACCGGGCAGCGCCTGGTGGCCGCCCTCGTCTGCCACTCCGGTTCGGTGGCCCGCCGCCGGATCGCGCACCTGCTCTGGCCCGACACCACCAGCGCGCGAGCGCACGGAAACCTGCGTACGGTGATCTACCGGCTGGAGCGCACCTGCCCCGGCCTTGTCGAAACGTCCGGTTCGTCCCTGCGGCTCGCCGGCGGGCTGCGCGTCGACCTGGAGTCGAGCACCGCGCTGGCCAACCGGATCCTCACCAACGCGGGCCCGCTCCCGGCCGCGCTGCGCACCGACGCGCTCGAAGCCGACTTCTACCACGACCTGCTGCCCGAGCTCGACGACGAGTGGCTGTTCGAGTACCAGGACCGCTACCACCAGCTCCGGCTGACCACCTTGGAAACGCTGTCGAGCCGCCTGGCGGGCACCGGTCTGCACGGTGCGGCCGTCAACACGGCACTGGCGGTCGTGCACGCGGACTCCCTCCGCGACAGTGCTCACCAGACACTCATCCGCGCGTGCCTCGTCCAGGGAAACCGGCAGGAAGCGCTCTCTTACTTCGCCGACTACCAGCGGATCTTCCGCGACGAGCTGGGCGTCGAGCCCGCCACGACGATGGGTCAGCTCCTTCGTGGACCGTCGCGTGATGTCGAGGCCGGGGTCGAGGTGTGA
- a CDS encoding histone-like nucleoid-structuring protein Lsr2 yields MAQKVLVETLDDIDGTPAARTIPFALDGVTYEIDLSEVNAAALRDELARYISAGRRTGGRKVRVATGQPATTASDRERNQQIRAWANANGYEVSERGRLASEVIAAFEQAEIAEAEEPVKAARKRAPRKKVAVAKK; encoded by the coding sequence ATGGCCCAGAAAGTCCTCGTCGAGACGCTCGACGACATCGACGGCACGCCCGCCGCCCGCACCATCCCGTTCGCCCTCGACGGCGTCACCTACGAAATCGACCTGTCCGAGGTAAACGCCGCCGCGCTGCGCGACGAACTGGCCCGGTACATCAGCGCCGGCCGCCGCACCGGCGGCCGCAAGGTCCGCGTCGCGACCGGCCAGCCGGCCACGACCGCGTCCGACCGCGAACGCAACCAGCAGATCCGGGCGTGGGCCAACGCGAACGGCTACGAAGTTTCCGAGCGGGGACGCCTGGCCTCCGAGGTCATCGCCGCCTTCGAGCAGGCGGAGATCGCCGAAGCGGAGGAGCCGGTCAAGGCCGCGCGCAAGCGGGCTCCGCGCAAGAAGGTCGCCGTCGCGAAGAAGTGA
- a CDS encoding ectoine synthase, which yields MIVRSKSEVDCVDWGNGLSYRFLTQRDNMGFTVAHTLVKAGSKSPLQYRRHLEACYCIAGRGQVVTTDGTTFNLSPGVIYALDDHDEHFLIACSEGDMELISVFNPPLRGDERHSFDQTEFSHY from the coding sequence ATGATCGTGCGTTCCAAGTCCGAAGTGGACTGCGTCGACTGGGGAAACGGGCTGAGCTACCGGTTTCTCACCCAGCGCGACAACATGGGCTTCACCGTGGCCCACACGCTGGTCAAGGCCGGCTCGAAGTCGCCGCTGCAGTACCGCAGGCACCTCGAGGCGTGCTACTGCATCGCCGGCCGGGGCCAGGTCGTCACCACCGACGGCACCACCTTCAACCTCTCCCCCGGCGTCATCTACGCCCTCGACGACCACGACGAGCACTTCCTCATCGCCTGCAGCGAAGGCGACATGGAGCTCATCAGCGTGTTCAACCCGCCGCTGCGCGGAGACGAGCGGCATTCGTTCGACCAGACCGAGTTCTCGCACTACTGA
- a CDS encoding AMP-binding protein produces the protein MPSTSFLSRFSAWAGRTPSAPALSCADRTVSYAELTAMAAKFAPAVSHAGGTVCVPPRKTPETVALVLACLSGGKRILLPPAELGSDALVELCAQAGCSHLLGPDGDVVRLAGADARPVDEPGLLLTTSGTTGPAKTVVLDAAGVDRFLGWAADRFGIGPGTTTLSCVPLNFDLSLLDVWAALAAGACAGLAGPEAAADGSHLTGACRHAGVVQASPMHLRMLTESAKRPLPAVRHVISTGDTLPAGLVAGLAELFPGARLWNLYGSTETNDSFLHEVDPGEARARGAVPLGKPIPGVDAVIVDERGGRVTGAGRGELLVSTPFQARGYLDRGRGGLTPIGRPFRTGDLVERTADGLLFARGRRDDLVKVRGARTNLHEVQEVILRHSEVLDARVTATADPAAGHRIRASVRLRPRARLTGLQLRVYCRAKLPATAVPSTVEIVGHGITRTPNGKNPKEGILS, from the coding sequence ATGCCGTCGACGTCCTTCCTCAGCCGGTTCTCGGCGTGGGCGGGCCGGACCCCGTCCGCCCCCGCGCTGTCCTGCGCCGACCGGACCGTCTCCTACGCGGAACTGACGGCCATGGCGGCGAAGTTCGCCCCGGCGGTGAGCCACGCCGGGGGCACGGTGTGCGTGCCGCCCCGGAAGACCCCCGAAACCGTCGCCCTGGTCCTGGCCTGCCTCTCCGGGGGCAAGCGGATCCTGCTGCCGCCGGCCGAGCTCGGTTCGGACGCGCTGGTCGAGCTGTGCGCCCAGGCGGGCTGCTCGCACCTGCTCGGCCCCGACGGCGACGTCGTCCGGCTGGCCGGTGCGGACGCGCGCCCGGTGGACGAGCCGGGCCTGCTGCTGACGACGTCCGGGACGACCGGGCCGGCCAAGACCGTGGTGCTCGACGCCGCCGGGGTGGACCGGTTCCTCGGCTGGGCCGCGGACCGGTTCGGCATCGGCCCCGGCACCACGACGCTGAGCTGCGTGCCGCTCAACTTCGATCTGTCCCTGTTGGACGTCTGGGCCGCGCTGGCCGCCGGGGCGTGCGCCGGGCTCGCCGGGCCCGAAGCCGCCGCCGACGGCAGCCACCTCACCGGCGCCTGCCGGCACGCCGGCGTCGTCCAGGCGTCGCCGATGCACTTGCGGATGCTGACCGAGTCGGCGAAGCGGCCGCTGCCCGCCGTCCGGCACGTGATCTCCACCGGTGACACCTTGCCGGCCGGCCTCGTCGCCGGGCTGGCGGAGCTGTTCCCCGGCGCCCGGCTCTGGAACCTCTACGGCAGCACGGAAACCAACGACAGCTTCCTGCACGAGGTGGACCCCGGCGAAGCCCGCGCCCGGGGCGCGGTGCCGCTGGGCAAGCCGATTCCCGGTGTCGACGCCGTCATCGTCGACGAGCGGGGCGGGCGCGTCACCGGCGCGGGCCGGGGCGAGCTGCTGGTGTCCACGCCGTTCCAGGCCAGGGGGTACCTCGACCGGGGCCGGGGCGGGCTCACCCCGATCGGCCGGCCCTTCCGCACCGGCGACCTCGTCGAGCGGACCGCGGACGGGCTGCTGTTCGCCCGCGGACGACGGGACGACCTGGTGAAGGTGCGGGGCGCGCGCACGAACCTGCACGAAGTCCAGGAGGTCATCCTCCGGCACAGCGAGGTGCTCGACGCGCGGGTCACCGCCACCGCCGATCCCGCCGCCGGTCACCGGATCCGCGCGTCGGTCCGGCTGCGGCCGCGGGCCCGGCTCACCGGCCTGCAGCTGCGCGTGTACTGCCGCGCCAAGCTGCCCGCCACCGCCGTGCCGAGCACCGTCGAGATCGTCGGCCACGGCATCACCCGGACCCCGAACGGGAAGAACCCGAAGGAAGGAATCCTGTCATGA
- a CDS encoding substrate-binding domain-containing protein yields MREWTTGEALPGGRAAVLPDPARAIGVLTSTLATLGNSRTLDAIAQAAAAEGHTVKLMSLGKPTRSAVTRAFRQLETQAVEGLVVLVEEYDLDWPGIEFPADVPVVVVGSNPRAGYPAVDTDQAQGATLATEHLLRLGHETVWHIAGPTDSFAAEGREQAWRATLNRFDRPVPLPVVGDWSTESGYTVGRMLCHDPAVTAVFAANDQMALGLLRALHEAGRSVPGEVSVAGFDDMPEAASFWPPLTTVRQSFSELGRRVVRTLLDETATGIRAAAVDPVPVTLVVRGSTGPPW; encoded by the coding sequence ATGCGAGAGTGGACGACAGGGGAGGCCCTGCCGGGTGGCCGCGCCGCCGTGCTGCCGGACCCGGCGCGCGCGATCGGCGTGCTCACCTCGACGCTGGCCACGCTCGGCAACAGCCGGACGCTCGACGCGATCGCGCAGGCGGCCGCCGCCGAGGGGCACACGGTCAAGCTGATGTCGCTCGGCAAGCCGACCCGGTCCGCGGTGACGCGGGCGTTCCGGCAGCTCGAGACGCAGGCCGTCGAAGGCTTGGTCGTCCTCGTCGAGGAATACGACCTGGACTGGCCCGGCATCGAGTTCCCGGCGGACGTGCCGGTGGTGGTGGTCGGTTCGAATCCCCGCGCCGGCTACCCGGCCGTCGACACCGACCAGGCGCAGGGTGCCACGCTGGCGACCGAGCACCTCTTGCGCTTGGGCCACGAAACCGTCTGGCACATCGCTGGGCCTACGGATTCGTTCGCGGCCGAAGGCCGGGAACAGGCCTGGCGCGCGACGCTGAACCGGTTCGACCGCCCGGTCCCGCTGCCGGTGGTGGGGGACTGGTCGACCGAATCCGGGTACACCGTGGGGCGGATGCTGTGCCACGACCCCGCGGTTACGGCGGTGTTCGCGGCGAACGACCAGATGGCGCTGGGCCTGCTGCGCGCACTCCACGAAGCCGGCCGTTCGGTCCCGGGCGAGGTCAGCGTGGCCGGTTTCGACGACATGCCCGAAGCGGCGAGCTTCTGGCCGCCACTGACGACGGTCCGGCAGTCGTTCTCCGAGCTGGGGCGCCGGGTGGTGCGGACGCTGCTCGACGAGACGGCGACGGGAATCCGGGCCGCGGCCGTCGATCCGGTGCCGGTGACATTGGTCGTGCGGGGCAGTACCGGCCCGCCGTGGTGA